From a single Paramisgurnus dabryanus chromosome 17, PD_genome_1.1, whole genome shotgun sequence genomic region:
- the zbtb42 gene encoding zinc finger and BTB domain-containing protein 18.2: MEFPDHSRQLLQCLSQQRLQGFLCDCTVLVGDARFKAHRAVLASCSMYFHLFYRDQLDKREVVHLNSDIVTAPAFGLLLEFMYEGKLEFGALPVEDVLAAASYLHMYDIVKVCKGKLKDKELCSLDDRIGDGMIMGTSDREISSDRAGGSATHAPPRAHTPDDCDTSALAHCEKLTPVRQKANGHPDGSPDHVGVNYVSAEAEPRVQTAGKTKADVSGSAVLVSQRSRASDDTDCALDLSFKPLSSRDAFHPSYVSGQLALDSQQQGTEPLVKDEHDFLSEHGDSEPVSPESRRFGNSTRNSVVTGFAALFPGNGGPTSAALLPPDDDLMEGEGEGDGMGVNVHRHRREAGEGGGRLLGDSEGEEEDDLASSDISTSSGVLLPVGGRRQVCVCPLCSKVFPSPHVLQLHLSSHFREKDGVRSKLSPDGSVPTCSQCGKTFSCMYTLKRHERTHSGEKPYTCGQCGKSFQYSHNLSRHAVVHTREKPHACKWCERRFTQSGDLYRHIRKFHCGLVKTLPIG, encoded by the coding sequence ATGGAGTTCCCAGACCACAGCCGGCAGTTACTGCAGTGCCTGAGTCAGCAGAGGCTCCAGGGTTTCCTCTGCGACTGCACCGTGCTCGTCGGAGACGCTCGATTCAAGGCGCACAGAGCCGTGCTGGCCTCGTGCAGCATGTACTTTCACCTCTTCTACAGAGACCAGCTGGACAAAAGGGAGGTGGTGCATCTGAACAGCGACATCGTCACGGCCCCCGCTTTCGGCCTGCTCCTCGAATTTATGTACGAGGGAAAACTTGAGTTCGGAGCGCTGCCCGTGGAGGACGTCCTGGCCGCCGCCAGCTACCTGCACATGTACGACATCGTGAAAGTGTGCAAAGGAAAGTTAAAGGATAAGGAACTGTGCTCTCTGGACGACAGGATCGGAGACGGCATGATTATGGGCACTTCGGACAGGGAGATCTCTTCCGACAGGGCGGGGGGGTCGGCGACGCACGCCCCCCCGAGAGCCCACACGCCAGACGACTGTGACACGAGCGCCCTCGCGCATTGCGAAAAGCTCACGCCGGTCAGGCAGAAGGCGAACGGTCACCCTGACGGGTCCCCGGACCATGTAGGTGTCAATTATGTGTCAGCCGAGGCCGAGCCCCGCGTCCAAACAGCTGGAAAAACAAAAGCCGATGTCAGTGGTTCGGCCGTCCTCGTGTCCCAGAGGTCTCGGGCGTCGGATGACACGGACTGCGCTCTGGATTTGTCTTTCAAGCCTCTGTCGAGCCGAGATGCCTTTCACCCCTCCTACGTCTCGGGACAGCTGGCCCTCGACAGCCAGCAGCAGGGCACTGAGCCACTTGTTAAAGACGAACATGACTTTCTGTCAGAGCACGGCGACAGCGAACCCGTGAGCCCCGAGAGCCGGCGCTTTGGGAATAGCACCAGGAACTCAGTGGTGACAGGGTTCGCCGCCCTCTTCCCCGGCAACGGCGGCCCGACCTCGGCCGCCCTGCTCCCCCCGGACGATGACCTGATGGAGGGGGAGGGCGAGGGGGATGGGATGGGGGTGAACGTTCACCGTCATCGGCGCGAGGCCGGCGAGGGGGGAGGCCGGCTGCTCGGGGACAGCGAGGGGGAAGAGGAGGACGATCTGGCCTCTTCGGACATCTCCACGTCCAGCGGGGTCCTGTTACCCGTGGGGGGTCGACGGCAGGTGTGCGTCTGTCCGCTGTGCAGCAAAGTCTTCCCGAGCCCCCACGTGTTGCAGCTGCACCTCAGCTCTCACTTCCGGGAGAAAGACGGCGTGCGTTCCAAACTGTCGCCCGACGGTTCCGTGCCGACCTGCTCGCAGTGCGGCAAGACCTTCTCGTGCATGTACACCTTGAAGCGGCACGAGCGCACGCACTCCGGCGAGAAGCCCTACACGTGCGGCCAGTGCGGAAAGAGCTTCCAGTATTCCCACAACCTGAGCCGGCACGCCGTGGTGCACACGCGGGAGAAGCCGCACGCTTGCAAGTGGTGCGAGCGACGCTTCACTCAGTCGGGCGATCTGTACCGACACATTCGCAAGTTTCACTGCGGCCTTGTGAAAACTCTTCCTATTGGATAA
- the siva1 gene encoding apoptosis regulatory protein Siva, whose product MPKRSYPFSETFSSQYKVHVGQKQMNQCGVFGLKYRQEVYEKTKNLLFNGTKAVMGRIWKADGEEKLTDVSVSDVTSGSSTPAHQTLLKGQTLIGTDGRLKKANSVPGCASGPAVCCVCQRVSGSRQPCAQCDRSSCPACTQQCNSCSSHCCNLCAVTDYSERYDRVLCVSCSS is encoded by the exons atgccgAAGCGCTCTTATCCGTTCAGTGAAACCTTTTCTTCTCAGTATAAAGTTCATGTTGGCCAGAAGCAAATGAACCAATGCGGAGTGTTTGGACTCAAATACAGACAAGAGGTTTACG aaaagacCAAAAATCTGCTCTTCAATGGGACCAAAGCAGTGATGGGTCGAATCTGGAAGGCAGATGGAGAGGAGAAGCTGACGGATGTCTCTGTGTCTGATGTGACTTCTGGATCCTCAACACCTGCACATCAAACTCTTCTGAAAGGACAAACGCTCATCGGCACAGACGGCAGATTAAAGAAGGCAAACAGCGTTCCAG GTTGTGCGTCAGGTCCAGCGGTGTGTTGTGTATGTCAGAGGGTCTCTGGGTCGAGGCAGCCCTGTGCGCAGTGCGATCGATCTTCGTGTCCTGCGTGCACCCAGCAATGCAACAGCTGCTCCAGTCACTGCTGCAACCTCTGCGCTGTTACCGA TTACAGCGAGCGTTATGACCGCGTCCTGTGTGTCAGCTGTTCATCCTGA
- the adss1 gene encoding adenylosuccinate synthetase isozyme 1 has translation MSWSANDHKSYTNPTSAATKRPRNDNGNKVTVVLGAQWGDEGKGKVVDLLATESDIVCRCQGGNNAGHTVVVDEKEYDFHLLPSGIISTKCTSFIGNGVVIHLPGLFEEIDKNEKKGLRGWEKRLVISDRAHIVFDFHQAVDGLQEVQRQAQEGKNIGTTKKGIGPTYACKASRTGLRICDLMADFNEFSTRVKHLVKQYQSMYPTLKVDAEGELKKLKEYAERIRPLVRDGVYFMYDAIHGSPKKILVEGANAALLDIDFGTYPFVTSSNCTVGGVCTGLGIPPANIGEVYGVSKAYTTRVGIGAFPTEQLNAVGELLQTRGHEVGVTTGRKRRCGWLDLVILKYAHMINGFTAIALTKLDILDVLDEIKVGVAYKINGKRIPYFPANLEVLQKVEVEYETFPGWKTDTSATRKWNDLPPKAQNYIRFVENHVGVPIKWVGVGKSRESMIQMF, from the exons ATGAGCTGGTCAGCCAACGACCACAAGAGCTACACGAACCCGACCTCAGCCGCCACTAAACGGCCAAGAAACGACAACGGGAACAAAGTGACGGTCGTGTTAGGAGCGCAATGGGGAGATGAAGGCAAAGGAAAAGTTGTCGATTTACTTGCAACAGAGTCTGACATTGTGTGCAGGTGtcag GGTGGAAATAATGCAGGTCACACGGTGGTGGTGGATGAGAAGGAATATGACTTTCATCTTCTTCCCAGTGGAATCATCAGCACGAAATGCACATCATTCATTG GTAATGGTGTCGTGATTCACCTTCCAGGATTATTTGAGGAGATTGACAAGAATGAGAAGAAAG GTCTGAGAGGTTGGGAGAAAAGACTTGTCATATCTGATCGAGCTCATATTG TGTTTGATTTTCATCAGGCGGTTGATGGACTTCAGGAAGTTCAGAGACAAGCTCAGGAGGGCAAAAA caTAGGAACGACTAAGAAAGGCATTGGACCCACGTATGCATGTAAAGCCTCTCGTACTGGACTTCGCATTTGTGACCTAATGGCAGATTTCAATGAGTTTTCTACAAG AGTCAAACACCTGGTGAAGCAGTATCAGTCCATGTATCCGACTCTTAAGGTGGATGCAGAGGGTGAACTGAAGAAGCTAAAG GAGTATGCAGAGAGGATAAGACCTCTGGTCAGAGATGGTGTCTATTTCATGTATGATGCAATTCACGGATCGCCAAAGAAAATTCTTGTCGAGGGGGCCAACGCCGCTCTTCTGGACATTGACTTTG GAACGTACCCGTTTGTGACATCATCCAACTGCACGGTGGGCGGCGTCTGCACGGGTCTCGGCATCCCTCCCGCGAACATAGGAGAGGTGTACGGAGTGTCAAAAGCCTATACAACCCGAGTGGGAATTGGGGCCTTTCCAACAGAACAACTCAAT GCTGTAGGTGAACTATTGCAGACCAGAGGTCATGAGGTGGGCGTGACTACAGGCCGAAAGAGACGCTGCGGTTGGCTGGATTTGGTCATCCTTAAATATGCGCATATGATCAACGGCTTCACTGC CATTGCTTTGACTAAACTAGACATTCTTGATGTTTTGGATGAAATTAAAGTTGGTGTGGCCTATAAGATCAACGGCAAACGGATTCCATATTTCCCAG CTAACTTGGAGGTCTTGCAGAAGGTAGAAGTGGAATATGAAACTTTTCCCGGATGGAAGACGGACACTTCAGCCACCAGGAAGTGGAACGATCTTCCTCCTAAAGCTCAGAACTACATTCGCTTTGTGGAGAATCACGTCGGCGTTCCTA TTAAGTGGGTTGGTGTTGGAAAATCCAGAGAAAGTatgatacagatgttctag